One genomic segment of Theobroma cacao cultivar B97-61/B2 chromosome 6, Criollo_cocoa_genome_V2, whole genome shotgun sequence includes these proteins:
- the LOC18597362 gene encoding BTB/POZ domain-containing protein At5g47800 isoform X5 yields MKFMKIGTKPDTFYTEEATRTVISDIPSDLTIRINNICYLLHKFPLVPTCGLLQRLCSDSEDSDIVIIDLHDIPGGEDAFELCAKFCYGITISLSAHNFVPAFCAAKFLRMTESIEKGNFVLKLEAFFNSCILEGWKDSIVTLQTTIKLPEWSENLGIIRRCIDSIVEKILTPPAKVSWSYTYTRPGYVKKQHQSVPKDWWTEDISDLDIDLFRCIITAVRSTYMLPPQLVGEALHVYACRWLPDTTKSRPPQSSGSLTEESMKKSRRILEFIVSMIPADRGSVSVGFLLRLLSIANYLGASPVTKTELIRKAGLQFEEATVGDMLLPSQLSSDQHYYDIDLVSAVLESYLVLWRRQSPASAENSHLLRSVRKIGKLIDSYLQVVARDVNMPISKLVYLAEALPDSARGDHDGLYKAINIYLKEHPDLSKAEKKSLCRMLDCQKLSPEIRAHAVKNERLPLRTVVQVLFFEQESGSRATGHKPELISKARQTQATEEEGDKPQQEARRRNTVPESSEREHHEKMKSLEGKGVRGNIGEAESEKGKERRGEANSASKVDPKKIVQRRSRSDQGHDKGRER; encoded by the exons atgaagtttaTGAAAATTGGGACAAAGCCAGACACCTTCTACACAGAAGAGGCTACCAG GACTGTGATTTCAGACATACCAAGCGATCTTACAATAAGGATTAACAACATTTGTTATCTTCTTCATAAG TTTCCACTTGTTCCAACATGTGGACTCCTACAACGACTGTGCTCTGATTCTGAGGATTCTGACATTGTAATCATAGATCTTCATGATATCCCCGGAGGTGAAGATGCTTTCGAACTCTGTGCTAAATTTTGCTATGGGATAACAATCAGTCTCAGCGCCCATAACTTTGTACCTGCATTTTGTGCTGCTAAGTTCCTTAGAATGACTGAATCAATTGAGAAGGGAAATTTTGTTCTAAAACTGGAAGCTTTCTTCAATTCATGCATTCTTGAAGGTTGGAAGGACTCAATTGTCACACTACAGACTACAATCAAGTTACCTGAGTGGTCAGAGAACCTTGGAATCATTAGAAGGTGCATTGATTCTATTGTAGAGAAAATCCTCACACCCCCAGCAAAG GTTTCATGGTCCTACACTTATACTAGGCCAGGATATGTCAAAAAACAACACCAGTCTGTTCCAAAAGATTGGTGGACAGAAGACATATCTGATCTTGACATAGACCTGTTTCGATGCATAATTACTGCTGTTAGATCGACCTATATGCTGCCACCGCAGCTCGTTGGTGAAGCTTTGCATGTTTATGCCTGTCGTTGGCTACCAGACACTACAAAGTCTAGACCCCCACAGAGTTCGGGTTCCCTGACTGAAGAATCTATGAAAAAAAGCAGGCGAATTCTTGAATTCATTGTCAGCATGATTCCTGCCGATCGAGGTTCAGTTTCAGTTGGCTTCTTGTTAAGGCTCCTTAGCATCGCAAATTATCTAGGAGCCTCCCCAGTAACAAAGACTGAACTGATAAGGAAAGCTGGTCTGCAATTTGAGGAGGCAACAGTAGGTGATATGCTACTTCCTTCCCAGTTGTCTTCTGATCAGCACTACTATGATATTGACTTGGTTTCAGCAGTATTGGAAAGTTATTTGGTGCTATGGAGAAGACAATCCCCTGCATCTGCAGAAAACAGCCACTTGCTTAGATCAGTTAGAAAGATTGGAAAGCTTATAGATTCGTATCTTCAAGTTGTTGCAAGGGATGTCAACATGCCAATATCCAAACTAGTTTATCTAGCTGAAGCACTGCCAGATAGTGCCAGGGGAGACCACGATGGCCTTTATAAGGCAATTAATATTTATCTCAAG GAGCACCCTGATCTAAGTAAAGCAGAGAAGAAGAGCCTCTGCAGAATGCTAGACTGCCAAAAACTGTCCCCAGAGATACGTGCCCATGCTGTGAAGAACGAGAGGCTACCATTGAGAACAGTGGTGCAAGTCCTCTTTTTCGAACAAGAGAGTGGTTCCAGGGCAACAGGTCATAAACCAGAGCTGATCTCCAAAGCAAGACAGACACAAGCTACGGAAGAAGAGGGTGATAAGCCGCAACAGGAGGCAAGGAGAAGGAACACGGTTCCTGAAAGCAGCGAAAGAGAGCATCACGAAAAGATGAAAAGCTTGGAGGGAAAGGGGGTAAGAGGGAACATTGGGGAAGCAGAATCCGAGAAGGGCAAAGAAAGGAGAGGTGAAGCGAATTCTGCAAGCAAAGTggatcccaagaagatagtACAAAGGAGAAGTAGATCAGACCAAGGGCATGATAAAGGTCGAGAGAGATAG
- the LOC18597362 gene encoding BTB/POZ domain-containing protein At5g47800 isoform X3, translated as MKFMKIGTKPDTFYTEEATRTVISDIPSDLTIRINNICYLLHKLQFPLVPTCGLLQRLCSDSEDSDIVIIDLHDIPGGEDAFELCAKFCYGITISLSAHNFVPAFCAAKFLRMTESIEKGNFVLKLEAFFNSCILEGWKDSIVTLQTTIKLPEWSENLGIIRRCIDSIVEKILTPPAKVSWSYTYTRPGYVKKQHQSVPKDWWTEDISDLDIDLFRCIITAVRSTYMLPPQLVGEALHVYACRWLPDTTKSRPPQSSGSLTEESMKKSRRILEFIVSMIPADRGSVSVGFLLRLLSIANYLGASPVTKTELIRKAGLQFEEATVGDMLLPSQLSSDQHYYDIDLVSAVLESYLVLWRRQSPASAENSHLLRSVRKIGKLIDSYLQVVARDVNMPISKLVYLAEALPDSARGDHDGLYKAINIYLKEHPDLSKAEKKSLCRMLDCQKLSPEIRAHAVKNERLPLRTVVQVLFFEQESGSRATGHKPELISKARQTQATEEEGDKPQQEARRRNTVPESSEREHHEKMKSLEGKGVRGNIGEAESEKGKERRGEANSASKVDPKKIVQRRSRSDQGHDKGRER; from the exons atgaagtttaTGAAAATTGGGACAAAGCCAGACACCTTCTACACAGAAGAGGCTACCAG GACTGTGATTTCAGACATACCAAGCGATCTTACAATAAGGATTAACAACATTTGTTATCTTCTTCATAAG TTGCAGTTTCCACTTGTTCCAACATGTGGACTCCTACAACGACTGTGCTCTGATTCTGAGGATTCTGACATTGTAATCATAGATCTTCATGATATCCCCGGAGGTGAAGATGCTTTCGAACTCTGTGCTAAATTTTGCTATGGGATAACAATCAGTCTCAGCGCCCATAACTTTGTACCTGCATTTTGTGCTGCTAAGTTCCTTAGAATGACTGAATCAATTGAGAAGGGAAATTTTGTTCTAAAACTGGAAGCTTTCTTCAATTCATGCATTCTTGAAGGTTGGAAGGACTCAATTGTCACACTACAGACTACAATCAAGTTACCTGAGTGGTCAGAGAACCTTGGAATCATTAGAAGGTGCATTGATTCTATTGTAGAGAAAATCCTCACACCCCCAGCAAAG GTTTCATGGTCCTACACTTATACTAGGCCAGGATATGTCAAAAAACAACACCAGTCTGTTCCAAAAGATTGGTGGACAGAAGACATATCTGATCTTGACATAGACCTGTTTCGATGCATAATTACTGCTGTTAGATCGACCTATATGCTGCCACCGCAGCTCGTTGGTGAAGCTTTGCATGTTTATGCCTGTCGTTGGCTACCAGACACTACAAAGTCTAGACCCCCACAGAGTTCGGGTTCCCTGACTGAAGAATCTATGAAAAAAAGCAGGCGAATTCTTGAATTCATTGTCAGCATGATTCCTGCCGATCGAGGTTCAGTTTCAGTTGGCTTCTTGTTAAGGCTCCTTAGCATCGCAAATTATCTAGGAGCCTCCCCAGTAACAAAGACTGAACTGATAAGGAAAGCTGGTCTGCAATTTGAGGAGGCAACAGTAGGTGATATGCTACTTCCTTCCCAGTTGTCTTCTGATCAGCACTACTATGATATTGACTTGGTTTCAGCAGTATTGGAAAGTTATTTGGTGCTATGGAGAAGACAATCCCCTGCATCTGCAGAAAACAGCCACTTGCTTAGATCAGTTAGAAAGATTGGAAAGCTTATAGATTCGTATCTTCAAGTTGTTGCAAGGGATGTCAACATGCCAATATCCAAACTAGTTTATCTAGCTGAAGCACTGCCAGATAGTGCCAGGGGAGACCACGATGGCCTTTATAAGGCAATTAATATTTATCTCAAG GAGCACCCTGATCTAAGTAAAGCAGAGAAGAAGAGCCTCTGCAGAATGCTAGACTGCCAAAAACTGTCCCCAGAGATACGTGCCCATGCTGTGAAGAACGAGAGGCTACCATTGAGAACAGTGGTGCAAGTCCTCTTTTTCGAACAAGAGAGTGGTTCCAGGGCAACAGGTCATAAACCAGAGCTGATCTCCAAAGCAAGACAGACACAAGCTACGGAAGAAGAGGGTGATAAGCCGCAACAGGAGGCAAGGAGAAGGAACACGGTTCCTGAAAGCAGCGAAAGAGAGCATCACGAAAAGATGAAAAGCTTGGAGGGAAAGGGGGTAAGAGGGAACATTGGGGAAGCAGAATCCGAGAAGGGCAAAGAAAGGAGAGGTGAAGCGAATTCTGCAAGCAAAGTggatcccaagaagatagtACAAAGGAGAAGTAGATCAGACCAAGGGCATGATAAAGGTCGAGAGAGATAG
- the LOC18597362 gene encoding BTB/POZ domain-containing protein At5g47800 isoform X2: MKFMKIGTKPDTFYTEEATRTVISDIPSDLTIRINNICYLLHKLQFPLVPTCGLLQRLCSDSEDSDIVIIDLHDIPGGEDAFELCAKFCYGITISLSAHNFVPAFCAAKFLRMTESIEKGNFVLKLEAFFNSCILEGWKDSIVTLQTTIKLPEWSENLGIIRRCIDSIVEKILTPPAKVSWSYTYTRPGYVKKQHQSVPKDWWTEDISDLDIDLFRCIITAVRSTYMLPPQLVGEALHVYACRWLPDTTKSRPPQSSGSLTEESMKKSRRILEFIVSMIPADRGSVSVGFLLRLLSIANYLGASPVTKTELIRKAGLQFEEATVGDMLLPSQLSSDQHYYDIDLVSAVLESYLVLWRRQSPASAENSHLLRSVRKIGKLIDSYLQVVARDVNMPISKLVYLAEALPDSARGDHDGLYKAINIYLKQEHPDLSKAEKKSLCRMLDCQKLSPEIRAHAVKNERLPLRTVVQVLFFEQESGSRATGHKPELISKARQTQATEEEGDKPQQEARRRNTVPESSEREHHEKMKSLEGKGVRGNIGEAESEKGKERRGEANSASKVDPKKIVQRRSRSDQGHDKGRER; the protein is encoded by the exons atgaagtttaTGAAAATTGGGACAAAGCCAGACACCTTCTACACAGAAGAGGCTACCAG GACTGTGATTTCAGACATACCAAGCGATCTTACAATAAGGATTAACAACATTTGTTATCTTCTTCATAAG TTGCAGTTTCCACTTGTTCCAACATGTGGACTCCTACAACGACTGTGCTCTGATTCTGAGGATTCTGACATTGTAATCATAGATCTTCATGATATCCCCGGAGGTGAAGATGCTTTCGAACTCTGTGCTAAATTTTGCTATGGGATAACAATCAGTCTCAGCGCCCATAACTTTGTACCTGCATTTTGTGCTGCTAAGTTCCTTAGAATGACTGAATCAATTGAGAAGGGAAATTTTGTTCTAAAACTGGAAGCTTTCTTCAATTCATGCATTCTTGAAGGTTGGAAGGACTCAATTGTCACACTACAGACTACAATCAAGTTACCTGAGTGGTCAGAGAACCTTGGAATCATTAGAAGGTGCATTGATTCTATTGTAGAGAAAATCCTCACACCCCCAGCAAAG GTTTCATGGTCCTACACTTATACTAGGCCAGGATATGTCAAAAAACAACACCAGTCTGTTCCAAAAGATTGGTGGACAGAAGACATATCTGATCTTGACATAGACCTGTTTCGATGCATAATTACTGCTGTTAGATCGACCTATATGCTGCCACCGCAGCTCGTTGGTGAAGCTTTGCATGTTTATGCCTGTCGTTGGCTACCAGACACTACAAAGTCTAGACCCCCACAGAGTTCGGGTTCCCTGACTGAAGAATCTATGAAAAAAAGCAGGCGAATTCTTGAATTCATTGTCAGCATGATTCCTGCCGATCGAGGTTCAGTTTCAGTTGGCTTCTTGTTAAGGCTCCTTAGCATCGCAAATTATCTAGGAGCCTCCCCAGTAACAAAGACTGAACTGATAAGGAAAGCTGGTCTGCAATTTGAGGAGGCAACAGTAGGTGATATGCTACTTCCTTCCCAGTTGTCTTCTGATCAGCACTACTATGATATTGACTTGGTTTCAGCAGTATTGGAAAGTTATTTGGTGCTATGGAGAAGACAATCCCCTGCATCTGCAGAAAACAGCCACTTGCTTAGATCAGTTAGAAAGATTGGAAAGCTTATAGATTCGTATCTTCAAGTTGTTGCAAGGGATGTCAACATGCCAATATCCAAACTAGTTTATCTAGCTGAAGCACTGCCAGATAGTGCCAGGGGAGACCACGATGGCCTTTATAAGGCAATTAATATTTATCTCAAG CAGGAGCACCCTGATCTAAGTAAAGCAGAGAAGAAGAGCCTCTGCAGAATGCTAGACTGCCAAAAACTGTCCCCAGAGATACGTGCCCATGCTGTGAAGAACGAGAGGCTACCATTGAGAACAGTGGTGCAAGTCCTCTTTTTCGAACAAGAGAGTGGTTCCAGGGCAACAGGTCATAAACCAGAGCTGATCTCCAAAGCAAGACAGACACAAGCTACGGAAGAAGAGGGTGATAAGCCGCAACAGGAGGCAAGGAGAAGGAACACGGTTCCTGAAAGCAGCGAAAGAGAGCATCACGAAAAGATGAAAAGCTTGGAGGGAAAGGGGGTAAGAGGGAACATTGGGGAAGCAGAATCCGAGAAGGGCAAAGAAAGGAGAGGTGAAGCGAATTCTGCAAGCAAAGTggatcccaagaagatagtACAAAGGAGAAGTAGATCAGACCAAGGGCATGATAAAGGTCGAGAGAGATAG
- the LOC18597362 gene encoding BTB/POZ domain-containing protein At5g47800 isoform X1, producing MKFMKIGTKPDTFYTEEATRYNKCDYPYFTQLATITSFKSNRVGDWQRRTVISDIPSDLTIRINNICYLLHKFPLVPTCGLLQRLCSDSEDSDIVIIDLHDIPGGEDAFELCAKFCYGITISLSAHNFVPAFCAAKFLRMTESIEKGNFVLKLEAFFNSCILEGWKDSIVTLQTTIKLPEWSENLGIIRRCIDSIVEKILTPPAKVSWSYTYTRPGYVKKQHQSVPKDWWTEDISDLDIDLFRCIITAVRSTYMLPPQLVGEALHVYACRWLPDTTKSRPPQSSGSLTEESMKKSRRILEFIVSMIPADRGSVSVGFLLRLLSIANYLGASPVTKTELIRKAGLQFEEATVGDMLLPSQLSSDQHYYDIDLVSAVLESYLVLWRRQSPASAENSHLLRSVRKIGKLIDSYLQVVARDVNMPISKLVYLAEALPDSARGDHDGLYKAINIYLKEHPDLSKAEKKSLCRMLDCQKLSPEIRAHAVKNERLPLRTVVQVLFFEQESGSRATGHKPELISKARQTQATEEEGDKPQQEARRRNTVPESSEREHHEKMKSLEGKGVRGNIGEAESEKGKERRGEANSASKVDPKKIVQRRSRSDQGHDKGRER from the exons atgaagtttaTGAAAATTGGGACAAAGCCAGACACCTTCTACACAGAAGAGGCTACCAGGTATAACAAGTGTGACTATCCTTATTTTACACAACTGGCAACAATCACAAGCTTTAAATCTAATAGAGTTGGTGATTGGCAACGCAGGACTGTGATTTCAGACATACCAAGCGATCTTACAATAAGGATTAACAACATTTGTTATCTTCTTCATAAG TTTCCACTTGTTCCAACATGTGGACTCCTACAACGACTGTGCTCTGATTCTGAGGATTCTGACATTGTAATCATAGATCTTCATGATATCCCCGGAGGTGAAGATGCTTTCGAACTCTGTGCTAAATTTTGCTATGGGATAACAATCAGTCTCAGCGCCCATAACTTTGTACCTGCATTTTGTGCTGCTAAGTTCCTTAGAATGACTGAATCAATTGAGAAGGGAAATTTTGTTCTAAAACTGGAAGCTTTCTTCAATTCATGCATTCTTGAAGGTTGGAAGGACTCAATTGTCACACTACAGACTACAATCAAGTTACCTGAGTGGTCAGAGAACCTTGGAATCATTAGAAGGTGCATTGATTCTATTGTAGAGAAAATCCTCACACCCCCAGCAAAG GTTTCATGGTCCTACACTTATACTAGGCCAGGATATGTCAAAAAACAACACCAGTCTGTTCCAAAAGATTGGTGGACAGAAGACATATCTGATCTTGACATAGACCTGTTTCGATGCATAATTACTGCTGTTAGATCGACCTATATGCTGCCACCGCAGCTCGTTGGTGAAGCTTTGCATGTTTATGCCTGTCGTTGGCTACCAGACACTACAAAGTCTAGACCCCCACAGAGTTCGGGTTCCCTGACTGAAGAATCTATGAAAAAAAGCAGGCGAATTCTTGAATTCATTGTCAGCATGATTCCTGCCGATCGAGGTTCAGTTTCAGTTGGCTTCTTGTTAAGGCTCCTTAGCATCGCAAATTATCTAGGAGCCTCCCCAGTAACAAAGACTGAACTGATAAGGAAAGCTGGTCTGCAATTTGAGGAGGCAACAGTAGGTGATATGCTACTTCCTTCCCAGTTGTCTTCTGATCAGCACTACTATGATATTGACTTGGTTTCAGCAGTATTGGAAAGTTATTTGGTGCTATGGAGAAGACAATCCCCTGCATCTGCAGAAAACAGCCACTTGCTTAGATCAGTTAGAAAGATTGGAAAGCTTATAGATTCGTATCTTCAAGTTGTTGCAAGGGATGTCAACATGCCAATATCCAAACTAGTTTATCTAGCTGAAGCACTGCCAGATAGTGCCAGGGGAGACCACGATGGCCTTTATAAGGCAATTAATATTTATCTCAAG GAGCACCCTGATCTAAGTAAAGCAGAGAAGAAGAGCCTCTGCAGAATGCTAGACTGCCAAAAACTGTCCCCAGAGATACGTGCCCATGCTGTGAAGAACGAGAGGCTACCATTGAGAACAGTGGTGCAAGTCCTCTTTTTCGAACAAGAGAGTGGTTCCAGGGCAACAGGTCATAAACCAGAGCTGATCTCCAAAGCAAGACAGACACAAGCTACGGAAGAAGAGGGTGATAAGCCGCAACAGGAGGCAAGGAGAAGGAACACGGTTCCTGAAAGCAGCGAAAGAGAGCATCACGAAAAGATGAAAAGCTTGGAGGGAAAGGGGGTAAGAGGGAACATTGGGGAAGCAGAATCCGAGAAGGGCAAAGAAAGGAGAGGTGAAGCGAATTCTGCAAGCAAAGTggatcccaagaagatagtACAAAGGAGAAGTAGATCAGACCAAGGGCATGATAAAGGTCGAGAGAGATAG
- the LOC18597362 gene encoding BTB/POZ domain-containing protein At5g47800 isoform X4, translated as MKFMKIGTKPDTFYTEEATRTVISDIPSDLTIRINNICYLLHKFPLVPTCGLLQRLCSDSEDSDIVIIDLHDIPGGEDAFELCAKFCYGITISLSAHNFVPAFCAAKFLRMTESIEKGNFVLKLEAFFNSCILEGWKDSIVTLQTTIKLPEWSENLGIIRRCIDSIVEKILTPPAKVSWSYTYTRPGYVKKQHQSVPKDWWTEDISDLDIDLFRCIITAVRSTYMLPPQLVGEALHVYACRWLPDTTKSRPPQSSGSLTEESMKKSRRILEFIVSMIPADRGSVSVGFLLRLLSIANYLGASPVTKTELIRKAGLQFEEATVGDMLLPSQLSSDQHYYDIDLVSAVLESYLVLWRRQSPASAENSHLLRSVRKIGKLIDSYLQVVARDVNMPISKLVYLAEALPDSARGDHDGLYKAINIYLKQEHPDLSKAEKKSLCRMLDCQKLSPEIRAHAVKNERLPLRTVVQVLFFEQESGSRATGHKPELISKARQTQATEEEGDKPQQEARRRNTVPESSEREHHEKMKSLEGKGVRGNIGEAESEKGKERRGEANSASKVDPKKIVQRRSRSDQGHDKGRER; from the exons atgaagtttaTGAAAATTGGGACAAAGCCAGACACCTTCTACACAGAAGAGGCTACCAG GACTGTGATTTCAGACATACCAAGCGATCTTACAATAAGGATTAACAACATTTGTTATCTTCTTCATAAG TTTCCACTTGTTCCAACATGTGGACTCCTACAACGACTGTGCTCTGATTCTGAGGATTCTGACATTGTAATCATAGATCTTCATGATATCCCCGGAGGTGAAGATGCTTTCGAACTCTGTGCTAAATTTTGCTATGGGATAACAATCAGTCTCAGCGCCCATAACTTTGTACCTGCATTTTGTGCTGCTAAGTTCCTTAGAATGACTGAATCAATTGAGAAGGGAAATTTTGTTCTAAAACTGGAAGCTTTCTTCAATTCATGCATTCTTGAAGGTTGGAAGGACTCAATTGTCACACTACAGACTACAATCAAGTTACCTGAGTGGTCAGAGAACCTTGGAATCATTAGAAGGTGCATTGATTCTATTGTAGAGAAAATCCTCACACCCCCAGCAAAG GTTTCATGGTCCTACACTTATACTAGGCCAGGATATGTCAAAAAACAACACCAGTCTGTTCCAAAAGATTGGTGGACAGAAGACATATCTGATCTTGACATAGACCTGTTTCGATGCATAATTACTGCTGTTAGATCGACCTATATGCTGCCACCGCAGCTCGTTGGTGAAGCTTTGCATGTTTATGCCTGTCGTTGGCTACCAGACACTACAAAGTCTAGACCCCCACAGAGTTCGGGTTCCCTGACTGAAGAATCTATGAAAAAAAGCAGGCGAATTCTTGAATTCATTGTCAGCATGATTCCTGCCGATCGAGGTTCAGTTTCAGTTGGCTTCTTGTTAAGGCTCCTTAGCATCGCAAATTATCTAGGAGCCTCCCCAGTAACAAAGACTGAACTGATAAGGAAAGCTGGTCTGCAATTTGAGGAGGCAACAGTAGGTGATATGCTACTTCCTTCCCAGTTGTCTTCTGATCAGCACTACTATGATATTGACTTGGTTTCAGCAGTATTGGAAAGTTATTTGGTGCTATGGAGAAGACAATCCCCTGCATCTGCAGAAAACAGCCACTTGCTTAGATCAGTTAGAAAGATTGGAAAGCTTATAGATTCGTATCTTCAAGTTGTTGCAAGGGATGTCAACATGCCAATATCCAAACTAGTTTATCTAGCTGAAGCACTGCCAGATAGTGCCAGGGGAGACCACGATGGCCTTTATAAGGCAATTAATATTTATCTCAAG CAGGAGCACCCTGATCTAAGTAAAGCAGAGAAGAAGAGCCTCTGCAGAATGCTAGACTGCCAAAAACTGTCCCCAGAGATACGTGCCCATGCTGTGAAGAACGAGAGGCTACCATTGAGAACAGTGGTGCAAGTCCTCTTTTTCGAACAAGAGAGTGGTTCCAGGGCAACAGGTCATAAACCAGAGCTGATCTCCAAAGCAAGACAGACACAAGCTACGGAAGAAGAGGGTGATAAGCCGCAACAGGAGGCAAGGAGAAGGAACACGGTTCCTGAAAGCAGCGAAAGAGAGCATCACGAAAAGATGAAAAGCTTGGAGGGAAAGGGGGTAAGAGGGAACATTGGGGAAGCAGAATCCGAGAAGGGCAAAGAAAGGAGAGGTGAAGCGAATTCTGCAAGCAAAGTggatcccaagaagatagtACAAAGGAGAAGTAGATCAGACCAAGGGCATGATAAAGGTCGAGAGAGATAG